CACAAAgacactgctgctgcaactccCACTACTGACAACAACCGACCCCAACGCCGCATTGCATTTGTGACATTTACGGAATCTGGTGTTGCTGATCGTGCAGCTGAGGCTGTACACAACACTCGTCCCTTCCCATCTCATGGTTCCGTCCCATTAATGGTAAAACTTGCAGAAGATCATTCGGAGCGCCGgctcgctgctgccgctgctgtggcTGGTGGAGGTTCGGGGCATAACTCCCGTCGAAGACCGGAAAATCATCAGTCAAATTCCACCTCATCCCTAACTGCAAGTTGCGTTGGAGACATGACTCCAACAATTTCCGATGCGGGTCGCTTTAGCGCAGCGTCGGTTCATGTTGCTGTTCCCGACTCACCTGAGGCTTCCCTAATAAATAACTTGCCATTGCCACGAGGCGGTGTAAAGCAACAAAGTCAACCGAGAGAAGCGGAGCGGTCTCAGCTCCCACTTGCTGCTGTGCTCGatatttctttactttcgtGTTGCTCAGCACTTGCAGCGGAGGGGCTTCCACACATGTCGCCGGAAACGTCGAGTGTCAGCGGAAGTGACCGCCAATGGGCGCGGTGTTATGTGCATGATCCATACAATCCGAGCCGTTCCCGCCAATACTTGGATGAAAAGTAGTGTTTTGTACAGATGGTTAACGCGTATtatgtgtatttgttttgtttccttctttttattttgctcaTGTCagtttatttattctttttttcccccctcccccttccattctccctttttttttctgttgttggtaTTCTTTTAATTGGTCcaactttttttctcgtccgccatgtgtgtgtgtgtgtgtgtatgtgtgttttgtttttgtttttgtctccactgtattttgtattttccttccttccttcaccacacttctttttttttttgttgtcgacCACTAtctgtatttattttatatcctcatgtgtttgtgcttttgctttgttgtatatcctaatatatatatatatatataatatacgttaactttattattattattattttacgttatttatttattatccTCCGATTGAGCTCGTGTCTTCCCGTTTCTCTGTATTTAcacattcttcttttttttttccccctttccctctcctttgcGGTTACACTtgtgtttatttgcttcatttatttattcggtttattttctcctggTTCGCACGTgtactgtttttcttttttttttcttttttcttcctgttgtGTCCCatcagggggaaaataaattcaatcttatattttgtatttgactactcttcccttctttttgagtttttgtttttctcaaatttcttattttaaaaaaaaaagaaataaaaaaaacaaatctcttttttttttttttgatacgtTTTTATCTCCGTGTTTATTCTTCATTTCCCAATTATTTGCTTTCCTCGGTTGTCACGGCGGTCCGCCGtcccctttttatttatttgtttttttctttttcttatagACACGACTTATATttgtgaatatatatatatatttttacacCTTCCTCTTGTTCTTTAGTCATTTATTTACTATTAACTAATTaatttcactttcttttgtttaattatttttttaaattttatttgtAGTTATTATTccaataaatatataatataaataaatgcttgaaggaactgaagtgTGTCCA
Above is a window of Trypanosoma brucei brucei TREU927 chromosome 3, complete sequence DNA encoding:
- a CDS encoding RNA-binding protein, putative (similar to Polyadenylate-binding protein 3 (Poly(A)-binding protein 3) (PABP 3). (Swiss-Prot:O64380) [Arabidopsis thaliana]); amino-acid sequence: MMSLSISRESPPCPRRHGRRSDRTQPRGPFVKLPESKLTPNECQSKTNLIVRNLSNRVDEAVLKQIFSPYGEILSAAVMRNIHTGDSLGTAFVRFATTEQARAALVGCHGRVVCGRVLSVQWAKRQHDGTPVGEARKKIVKLFIRNIPLDVGPEDVQRLFERFGTVESVSLHKDTAAATPTTDNNRPQRRIAFVTFTESGVADRAAEAVHNTRPFPSHGSVPLMVKLAEDHSERRLAAAAAVAGGGSGHNSRRRPENHQSNSTSSLTASCVGDMTPTISDAGRFSAASVHVAVPDSPEASLINNLPLPRGGVKQQSQPREAERSQLPLAAVLDISLLSCCSALAAEGLPHMSPETSSVSGSDRQWARCYVHDPYNPSRSRQYLDEK